The nucleotide sequence AAGCTCTATTGGTCGGTATGTCAAAATACTCGGTCTGACTTATGGGTATCTCATTATTTAAATAGGTAAATAAGTGCTGTTCACTCGTGTAACCTATTCCGAAGCGTAAAGTGTCATTTAACGTGTTATTTTCAAGCCAATACCAACTAGCGGTGTACTTGTTTTTTTCGTGATTATACTGGCTTGATTCAATACCATTTTCATACTGTGTATCTTGTTGATCAAAATTATCAAAGTCAGTATTGAAAGAATTTTTAGTATCAAAACTGACAAATTTCTTTGTTAAAAATATCGATTGGCTTCCACCATCATCATTATCTGATAATCGAATACTTGCATTAATGTTGTTATGTAAAAATAAAGGGAATTTCGTATTAATCTTATAACCTGTACGCTGATCATTACTAAAATATTCAATCTCAGCATCAATACCTAAGCCCAATAAGTTCCTATCTTTTATGCCAATTCCGTACTTGTTTTTTCCGCCTTTCCTCCCCAAATCTACAGTAGGTAAAAGAGACCAATTGTCCCATGTTTCCACTTTAATTTGGTTGTCAGTTTTACTAACTTCTGTATTACGAATATATTTTTTGCTGCGTAGATGACGTTCTAATTCGTCTTGTTCTTCTTCAGAGATATCACATTTATCTATAAAAAAAGCAGACTCATTAATTAAGGTATGTTCTTTTGTTTTTATATGAAGAAAGTTCGCCCACTCGTGTAGAAATATCGTATCGTGATCGGAAAGGTCGAAAATATCATTTCTAACAAACTCTATGTCTGTATTTTGATTACATTCAACTTCCTCCCCAAAGACCTCGACAGAGTTCAAGAAGGAAGTGACAATAACGAATTTGATATATGGGAACATATAAGCACCTATAATTAAGTGTTTATATGTTAGAAAACTAGACTTAAGACTGGCTGAATTTAAACTGATATTTGAAGTAAGTTAAACTGAATATTCTAAAATTTTTGGATGTTTTTAAATCTAATTAAGTATTAATAACTTAAACGTAACTTAGCAAAAATATTATGAGCAGCTTTTTCTTTAAAGGCATGTTTATAAAGGTTTCGTTTACCAAATTTAGCAATTTCATCTTCGTATTCACCACCGAAACCATAACTTAGATAAAAAGCGGTTAATTTAGAAAGGGAATATTTATAACGTAATTGAAATGCATTTTCAGAAAAAGCAAAGTTATCACTCTTTTCTTGAGGTTTGGCTAAACCATTATTTTCGATCACATAATGTGATAAATTTTTAGCTTTGCCGATGATTGCGGCTAATTTAATACGTAATTCTTGATTATCACTGATTTGATAGTCTAGATTCAATTCAATGCCTTGTTCTGTGAAGTTAAACTCATCAATAGAGTTGCTTTCATCCCACTCAATCCAACTATCACTATTATATTGAGAAACAGAAACACTTACATTGAGCTTGTCATTGATCTGTTGTTCAATGCTGCCATTAATATTGTAGAATTTACCTTTCCATCCCTCTGTACCTAAATAAAGCACTGTACTATATTTCCCCCAAAGATATTCAGGAGAAGAAACGCCAAATTCTATATTATAAGAAGAAGGTAACCACAATGAATTATTACTGCGGGTAATAAGGTCATCAAATCCTGATGATAGCAACTCGAATGAAGCTTGATACTCAAACTCATTATGAGTAACTATTTCGATACCTGTACCAATAAGGTGTGGGAGTTTTTCATTTTGAAAGTTTGTTTTTAATTCTGTTTCAAATCCGATAGTGACATCTCTAATGTAGGTAGAGTTTATATTTGAGGTTTGGTATTCATATTCATACTCAAATTGTTTTCTATTTACTCGTTTTACGTACCCAATATCATTAAGTTGTAAATCTTCTCCATAAGTAAATAAGCTAAATTCATGACTATGTTGATCATCAATATCTGAACTGCCGGTTACCCACCAACCAATGTCATTAATATTATTTAGAGTCAGGTCTATTCTTGATTGAATGATCCCAGCATTAAGCTCACTGCTTTCTGATAATTTATAATGAAAATCTGATGATAGAACGATAGCTTTTCTATCAATTGAGGGGGTATTTATATGATTTACTGATACACCTAATATATTGGCATTAAATGACTTTTGAGCACGTAATGAAAGGAAGTCACGACCTGCTCTATCGTTAGTTGACTCCTCAAAAGAGGACAGAATACCAACGTCATAATTTGAGTGACTATACGTGTACTTTAATGCTGAATTTAACTCACTATTATAGCTATCGTCATAATATGACTTTCCACCAACTCGTGGAGTGTGAACAACAGTAAGTGACTCTGGAGCAGTTACATCAAATAGACTTTGATTATCACTAAAAAAAGGGCGTTTTTCAGAGAAAAAACTTTCTATAGCAGAAAAATTAACGATTAGTTCATCTGATTCTACTTGCCCAAAATCGGGGTTAATAGTAGCGCTTAATCGTTGATTTTTAGTCGGTTGCCAAAAAAAATCTGCCCCCAGAGACACATTGTTTTTATTTTCTACTATATCTCTGTTAGCAGAAATATAAGGAAAAAACTCAAAGATCGATTCGTTGACCACTGACGTTGAAAGTTTTGAGAATTGTTGGAAAAAATTATTCATTCTTTCATTTGTAGGGCTTGATGCGTAAGTCCCGTTAGTCGATTCATCAAATCGACTGATATATAAACCAAATATATTCTGATTCTTTATACTAAAGGTCATA is from Colwellia sp. Arc7-635 and encodes:
- a CDS encoding DUF5916 domain-containing protein — translated: MLATEIIIDGILNPSEWGDTLENNINYQVAPQTFNTQKDNFTYRIVTTDQGIYLGLTANIKRTLRIRTQENDKTFSNDHFQIMLDMNNNSSESYVFGVNHQGNYFDGKYDVNSELNLDWNNQWQYEAKLNSDNWIAEIFIPWRSMTFSIKNQNIFGLYISRFDESTNGTYASSPTNERMNNFFQQFSKLSTSVVNESIFEFFPYISANRDIVENKNNVSLGADFFWQPTKNQRLSATINPDFGQVESDELIVNFSAIESFFSEKRPFFSDNQSLFDVTAPESLTVVHTPRVGGKSYYDDSYNSELNSALKYTYSHSNYDVGILSSFEESTNDRAGRDFLSLRAQKSFNANILGVSVNHINTPSIDRKAIVLSSDFHYKLSESSELNAGIIQSRIDLTLNNINDIGWWVTGSSDIDDQHSHEFSLFTYGEDLQLNDIGYVKRVNRKQFEYEYEYQTSNINSTYIRDVTIGFETELKTNFQNEKLPHLIGTGIEIVTHNEFEYQASFELLSSGFDDLITRSNNSLWLPSSYNIEFGVSSPEYLWGKYSTVLYLGTEGWKGKFYNINGSIEQQINDKLNVSVSVSQYNSDSWIEWDESNSIDEFNFTEQGIELNLDYQISDNQELRIKLAAIIGKAKNLSHYVIENNGLAKPQEKSDNFAFSENAFQLRYKYSLSKLTAFYLSYGFGGEYEDEIAKFGKRNLYKHAFKEKAAHNIFAKLRLSY